From the Candidatus Obscuribacterales bacterium genome, one window contains:
- a CDS encoding DUF302 domain-containing protein, protein MYYIVETPKTFDQAAEDLAAAVTSHGFGVLHIHDLGATLRGKGIDFAEDCRVFEVCNPGQAAQMLATDMRLNMALPCRISVFTEKGTTKIGLIRPGPMLAALSDNAELAQVAQAVEEKTMQMVDAAI, encoded by the coding sequence ATGTACTACATTGTCGAAACCCCCAAAACGTTTGACCAGGCGGCAGAAGACCTAGCGGCAGCGGTGACAAGCCATGGCTTCGGGGTGCTCCACATCCATGATTTAGGTGCTACCCTGCGCGGTAAAGGGATTGACTTTGCCGAAGACTGTCGGGTGTTTGAAGTTTGCAATCCAGGACAGGCTGCCCAGATGTTAGCCACCGATATGCGTCTAAATATGGCGTTGCCCTGTCGCATCTCAGTGTTTACAGAGAAGGGCACCACCAAGATTGGCCTAATTAGGCCAGGGCCCATGCTGGCTGCCCTGTCAGACAATGCAGAACTGGCGCAGGTTGCCCAGGCGGTTGAAGAAAAGACCATGCAAATGGTTGATGCTGCAAT